The genomic stretch GCCCGCCGCGATCCGCGCCCCGGAATTCACCCGGTACGGCGCGTCCCCCGGCCAGTTCGGGTGACCGGGCGTGAGGAGGCGGGAGATGTCGTGCGGGAAGGTCAGCATGCTCCAGGGTACCTGCCCGCCGCTTGTTTCATGCGCCCCTCATCCCCGACAATGCATGCATGACCCTGCGGACACTCGGCGCCCTGTCCGTGGAGGGCGTCACCTTCCGGCGCGAGAAGGTGCTGCTGCTCCTCGCGTACCTGTGCCTGGAAGGCCCGCAGCCCCGCAGGCGCCTGGCCGAACTGTTCTGGCCCGACGCGACCAACCCCATGAACTCCCTGGCGCAGCACCTCGTGCACCTGCGCGGCCTGCCCGGCGCCCTGGCGGAGGACGGCCAGCGGGTCGCGGCCGCCATGCCCTGCGACGCCGCCACGCTGCGTGACCTCGTCCGCCGGGGCCGCCACGAGGACGCCGCCGCGCTGTACGCCGGGCCGTTCATGGACGCCCTGACCATCCCCCTGGGCGCCGACCTGGAAGAATGGGTGTTCGACACCCGCGACGCCGTCGCGCAGGACGCCCGCGCCGCCCTGATGACCCTCGGCGCGCAGGCCGCCGCGCACGGCCACGGCCCCCGCGCCGGGGAACTCGCCGCCCGCGCCCTGACCCTGGACGGCGCCCCGCCCCCCGACGAACTCGACCTGCCCAGACTGCACCACCTCCTGAGCCTCGCCGGGCACCCGCTGGCCGCGCAGGTCGAACGGGACGCCCGCAGCCTCGGCCTGAACCTGACCGCCGCGCCCACCCCCATCAGCGCCCCCTTCGCCGGACGGGAAGCCGAACTGGCCGCCCTGAATACCCTGACCCCGGGCCAGACCGCCTGGATCAGCGGGCACGCCGGGATGGGCAAGACCGCTCTGCTCGAGGCCCTGGCCCGCAGCGGCGGCTGGACGGTCCTCGCGGGTCGCGCCGAACCCCCCTACGCCACCCTGAGCCCCCTGACCGCCGCGCCCCCCACCCACCCGCAGGCCGCGCACGCCGCGCTGCGCGACCCGCATCTGCGCGTCGCCATCGACAGCTGGGACGCCGCCGACCCCGCCACGCAGGCCGCCCTGACCCACGCCGCCGCCGCGCGCCCCGGCGCCGTCATCGTCATCACGTCCCGCCACCACCCGCCCTTCGACGTGGACCTGCACCTGAACCTCGGCCCCCTGCCCCCAGGCGACCTGCGCGCCCACCCGGAGGTGCACGCCCGCACCGACGGGCACCCCGTCCTCGTCGGGCACGCCCTGCGCGGCCAGCCGCTCGACCTGCGCCTCGGCGCCCGCGTCCGCGCCTACCCCGACCCCGTGCGCGACACCTTCCTGCTCCTCGCCCTGCAGGACCAGCCCAACCTGCGCGCCACCCGCGCCGCGCTGAACCAGGACGCCGCCACCTTCGCCCGCACCCTGGCCTACCTGACCACCGAGGGCCTGACCAGCGAGACCGGCCGCGTGTACGCCGCCGCCACCACCCGCGAGCACCTGAACCAGATCCACGTGCACGCCGCGCTGCTGCACCTGCGCCTCGCCCGCGCGCTGCCCGAGGACACCGCCTGGCCCCACTACGACCGCAGCCGCGACCTCTGGGAAGACCCCGACGAGACCCGCGCCGCCCACGCCGCCCGCCACCACGCCCACACCCACCTCAAACGCGGCTACCCCGGACAGGCCGCCGCACTCCTCGACACCCTGAGTCACCTGCCCACCCTGGCCGTCCCACACGCCTGGGCGCTGATCGGCGTGGGCCGCTACCAGGACGCCCTGACCCGCCTGAACACCCTCAGCGCCCACGACCAGCAGGTCAGCGACGCGCTGGCCGCCCGCGCCGTCACCCTGATCCGCCTGGGCCGCACCGACGAAGCCGTCACCCTCGCCGAGCAGATCAGCGGCAGCGGACCCGACGCCGCCCACGCCGCCAGCGTCCGCGCCCACGCCGCCCGCATCCGCGAACAGTGGGACGCCGCCCGCCGCCACGCCCAGATCGCCGCCGACCTCTGGAACCTCCACGGCGACGACGAGGCGCACCTGACCGAACTGGGCATGGTCGCCCGCGCCCAGGTCGGCCTGGGATCGGAGCCGCAGGTGGCCTTCAAGGAGGTCCTGCGCCGGTCCCAGGACCTCCCCAGCGTGCACGGCATGATCCTCGTCAACTACGCTTCGCTGCTCGGGCAGTCCGGCGACATGCCAGGAGCGCGCGCAGCACTTGCGAGCGCACTGGAACCCCTGGCCGCCGCAGGAGATCAGCAGGGGCTGGCGCACGTTCACAGCAACATCGGGGTGAGTTGCCACCTCAGCGGAGAGCTGGCGCAGGCCGCTGCGCACTACCGTCAGGCGCTGCAGCTCTTGAAAGGAAGCGGGAACGTTCGATTGCTCGGAGCCACCCTGAGCAACCTCAGCGAAATCGACGGCGACCTGTCCGCGTTCGGGGACGCCCTCACCCTCCTGGAACAGGCCGGGCAGGTCGACCTGGTGCAGCAGATCCGTCACAACGCACGGATGGTGAGCGCGTCCTGATCATGGCCCGGTCACGACCCACCTGACATGCTGCGCCCCGGAGGGACACCCATGATCCGAACCGCATTCCGAACCCGTCTGCCTGCCCTGCTCCCACTGCTGCTGCTGGGCGCCGCCCACGCCCAGCTCAGCGCGCCCGCCACAGTCGCCCGCACTGCCGGTGTGTACCCGGCCGCCGCCGCACCCGGCGAGACCGCCTGGATCTTCGGGCTGAGCGGCGTCCCCGCCGAGGGGAGACTGAACGTCGGCGGTCAGACGACCGAGTACCGCCTCGACCGCCCCAGCGGCTGGCTGGCCTTCCAGGTACCCCCGGCGGCCGCCGGGGGACCACAGACCCTCACACTGCGCGGCGCCCCACAGACCCTGCGGCTGAACGTCCTGACCCTGCCCCCCGGTACCGACGCCCTGGTGTACGTCCGGCCTGACGCCGCGAAGACCGTGCAGGCCGAGTACACCCGCCGCCTCCAGGCCCTGACCGAGACCTGCGCCAAGAGCTGCCCGGCAGAGGTGCAGTCGGTACTCAAACGCCTGAGTGCCCAGCCGGCCCCCGCACTGGCGCCCCTCACGGCCCCCGTGAAGGGTCAGGGCGTCACGCCGGGACTGGCGGCGCGGGCCGCCGTGACCCCCGCAGTCCGTGCCCCCCTGATCAACCTGAACACGCTGAAAGCCACGAACCTCACCGGGCTCCTGAACCCGGTTGCCCGTCCGCCCGCCGCGCCCGCCGACTCCATCTGCTCGGCGCTGGCGGGGACCGTCCCGACAGCCGGACTGCCGCTGGGGCAGGTGCTCACGCTGCTGGAGCTGATCTTCGCCGGAGACCTGCAGACCGACCCGACGTGGGTGGGCTATCCCACCCAGAGCGACGCACCGTACCAGAACGAAAA from Deinococcus soli (ex Cha et al. 2016) encodes the following:
- a CDS encoding tetratricopeptide repeat protein: MTLRTLGALSVEGVTFRREKVLLLLAYLCLEGPQPRRRLAELFWPDATNPMNSLAQHLVHLRGLPGALAEDGQRVAAAMPCDAATLRDLVRRGRHEDAAALYAGPFMDALTIPLGADLEEWVFDTRDAVAQDARAALMTLGAQAAAHGHGPRAGELAARALTLDGAPPPDELDLPRLHHLLSLAGHPLAAQVERDARSLGLNLTAAPTPISAPFAGREAELAALNTLTPGQTAWISGHAGMGKTALLEALARSGGWTVLAGRAEPPYATLSPLTAAPPTHPQAAHAALRDPHLRVAIDSWDAADPATQAALTHAAAARPGAVIVITSRHHPPFDVDLHLNLGPLPPGDLRAHPEVHARTDGHPVLVGHALRGQPLDLRLGARVRAYPDPVRDTFLLLALQDQPNLRATRAALNQDAATFARTLAYLTTEGLTSETGRVYAAATTREHLNQIHVHAALLHLRLARALPEDTAWPHYDRSRDLWEDPDETRAAHAARHHAHTHLKRGYPGQAAALLDTLSHLPTLAVPHAWALIGVGRYQDALTRLNTLSAHDQQVSDALAARAVTLIRLGRTDEAVTLAEQISGSGPDAAHAASVRAHAARIREQWDAARRHAQIAADLWNLHGDDEAHLTELGMVARAQVGLGSEPQVAFKEVLRRSQDLPSVHGMILVNYASLLGQSGDMPGARAALASALEPLAAAGDQQGLAHVHSNIGVSCHLSGELAQAAAHYRQALQLLKGSGNVRLLGATLSNLSEIDGDLSAFGDALTLLEQAGQVDLVQQIRHNARMVSAS
- a CDS encoding S8/S53 family peptidase, encoding MIRTAFRTRLPALLPLLLLGAAHAQLSAPATVARTAGVYPAAAAPGETAWIFGLSGVPAEGRLNVGGQTTEYRLDRPSGWLAFQVPPAAAGGPQTLTLRGAPQTLRLNVLTLPPGTDALVYVRPDAAKTVQAEYTRRLQALTETCAKSCPAEVQSVLKRLSAQPAPALAPLTAPVKGQGVTPGLAARAAVTPAVRAPLINLNTLKATNLTGLLNPVARPPAAPADSICSALAGTVPTAGLPLGQVLTLLELIFAGDLQTDPTWVGYPTQSDAPYQNEKPITVLQKVLQVRAASGKGTTIHILDTSTATGDSFVMDGDINYYNQLYGNRPYHGRAVGEIARAVAPGAQLNYRQVCDKDDTCSTLKTVQALCAVAADARRGGRHVVNLSLGGPNPTRGLELALREVTALGVPVAASYGNRDDCAGLVAGDRCNHYPADWTRSFEFGPAVNLASRSLRPTMLFSVAGWDIAGGQLATYNRGVGNPGVLTEAPSVQAPGEFWLGGYPYFGTSFAAPVVSGLLASWMSCQPGVPLLPLITTPGQAPIAASVVNACP